A genomic region of Miscanthus floridulus cultivar M001 chromosome 3, ASM1932011v1, whole genome shotgun sequence contains the following coding sequences:
- the LOC136541947 gene encoding uncharacterized protein — translation MFPMVSSSPPLSLILLRPLPCRPVLLSRQRKPSPTARVEARSEQRLQRRPVTGRWRRSWRRGGGFASFSYNAKNKMPPPSDKSSDEWAIVRRWDVPWEWQTVVLSMVGCGVSFVLTGLVEQSALQYLGFKAVEATIDEKAEILFFGQLSVTVVVLGVIFGITNTFRPFPDDVFRYDINEPFKLQNGWLLWAGVGLFGAIISIALAGAAMTYLNGETPERETDSLVLLLPLIGSSTTSTAFLVGITGVLAPLLEETLFRGFLMVSLTKWFPTPVCVLVSAAVFALAHLTPGQFPQLFILGVALGFSYAQTRNLLTPITIHAFWNSGVILLLTFLQLQGYDLKELLGAS, via the exons ATGTTTCCGATggtgtcgtcgtcgccgccgctctCACTTATCCTCCTCCGGCCGCTCCCGTGCAGACCCGTCCTCCTCTCGAGGCAAAGGAAGCCATCCCCAACTGCCCGCGTAGAAGCAAGGTCTGAGCAGCGGTTGCAGCGGCGGCCGGTGACCGGCCggtggaggaggagctggaggaggggcGGAGGCTTCGCGTCTTTCTCCTACAATGCCAAGAACAAGATGCCCCCGCCTTCAGATAAG AGTTCGGATGAGTGGGCGATCGttcgccgatgggatgtgccatgGGAGTGGCAAACCGTTGTGCTCAGCATGGTAGGCTGTGGAGTAAG CTTTGTTCTGACAGGATTGGTTGAGCAATCGGCTTTGCAATACCTGGGATTTAAAGCTGTGGAGGCAACTATAGATGAGAAGGCAGAAATACTCTTTTTTGGGCAACT GAGCGTGACAGTAGTAGTGCTTGGCGTTATATTTGGCATCACCAACACTTTTCGACCATTCCCAGATGATGTGTTTCGTTATG ATATTAATGAACCATTCAAGCTGCAGAATGGATGGCTTTTGTGGGCTGGAGTTGGCCTCTTTGGAGCAATAATTTCTATTGCTTTAGCCGGAGCTGCTATGACTTATCTGAATGGTGAAACTCCAGAGAGAGAG ACTGATTCACTAGTCCTTTTGTTGCCCCTGATTGGTTCATCCACTACCAG CACTGCATTTTTGGTGGGAATCACTGGAGTTCTAGCACCACTCCTCGAGGAGACTCTGTTTCGAGGATTTCTAATGGTGTCCTTGACTAAGTG GTTTCCTACTCCAGTTTGTGTACTTGTCAGTGCTGCTGTATTTGCCCTTGCTCATCTGACTCCTGGACAATTTCCACAGCTGTTTATACTTG GTGTTGCATTGGGGTTTTCATATGCTCAGACCCGCAATCTTCTAACTCCGATCACAATACATGCATTTTGGAACTCAGGAGTAATACTTCTGCTAACCTTTCTTCAG CTGCAAGGATATGATCTCAAGGAGCTCTTGGGAGCATCGTGA
- the LOC136546218 gene encoding protein FEZ-like, whose product MDERADMDRSDEVLLPGFRFHPTDEELISFYLKRKIQQKPVSIELIRQLDIYKYDPWDLPKLASTGEKEWYFYCPRDRKYRNSARPNRVTGAGFWKATGTDRPVYSSEGTKCIGLKKSLVFYKGRAARGIKTDWMMHEYRLPSLNDPSRHKTPKDIPANDAWAICRIFKKPNSVAQRVLSHSWGPQSITTTEPELLSALQSIQASHFALESSTCSANRFNSQQCLQGQQQQNLNNSQDGFPCKVITFNRSPSLPSEKDIHSSSVIFPLEIQSQQKSSDVTSVMLSMAPGILNSMNEAIPNTESGLLGPSNGYMVDWATDSSGGIGNSDGDAYTRKSGNGYSSGNECGIPGKIKFPFNLGVGSPDDWTSNMPCDSLPCSPHPAQMSNSNSTEKYYA is encoded by the exons ATGGATGAGAGAGCTGATATGGACAGGTCTGATGAGGTTCTTCTTCCAGGTTTCCGGTTCCATCCTACAGATGAAGAGCTCATAAGCTTTTATCTCAAGAGAAAGATTCAGCAAAAACCTGTGTCCATTGAGCTCATTAGGCAGCTGGACATCTACAAGTATGATCCATGGGATCTCCCAA AGCTTGCGAGCACCGGGGAGAAGGAATGGTACTTTTACTGCCCAAGGGACCGGAAGTATCGGAATAGTGCTAGACCAAATAGAGTCACAGGAGCTGGATTCTGGAAAGCAACAGGAACAGATAGGCCAGTTTACTCTTCTGAAGGGACCAAGTGCATAGGCCTGAAGAAGTCCCTTGTCTTTTACAAAGGGAGAGCAGCGAGAGGAATCAAGACTGACTGGATGATGCATGAGTACAGGCTTCCTTCACTCAATGACCCCTCACGTCATAAAACACCAAAAGACATTCCAGCCAAC GATGCATGGGCTATTTGCAGGATATTTAAAAAGCCTAATTCTGTGGCACAAAGAGTGCTATCTCACTCCTGGGGTCCTCAATCAATTACAACAACAGAGCCAGAGCTGTTATCTGCTTTGCAGTCCATACAAGCTTCCCATTTTGCATTGGAAAGCTCCACCTGCTCAGCAAATCGATTCAACAGCCAACAGTGTCTGCAGGGACAACAGCAGCAGAATCTTAACAATTCACAGGATGGCTTTCCATGTAAAGTCATAACTTTCAACCGTAGCCCATCTCTACCATCAGAGAAAGACATCCATAGTAGTTCAGTCATCTTTCCATTAGAAATACAATCTCAGCAGAAATCATCAGATGTCACATCAGTGATGCTAAGCATGGCCCCTGGAATACTCAACAGTATGAATGAAGCTATACCAAACACAGAGTCTGGACTGCTTGGACCATCCAATGGATATATGGTTGATTGGGCTACAGACTCGAGTGGAGGTATTGGAAATAGTGATGGTGACGCATATACAAGAAAATCTGGTAATGGATACAGTTCAGGCAATGAGTGTGGAATCCCAGGGAAAATAAAATTCCCATTTAATTTAGGGGTAGGTTCGCCAGATGATTGGACAAGCAACATGCCATGTGATTCTCTCCCTTGTTCCCCACATCCCGCACAAATGTCCAATAGCAACTCTACTGAAAAATATTATGCATAG